AGGCGTGCGTGCGCAGCGGCGCGGAGGACTGCGTGCTCGGCCCCGTGCGCATCAACGAGCTGCAGGCGCGTCTGGACGTGCTGCGGGACAAGACGCCCTGGTCCGCGCCCCGGCTGGTGGAGCGGCGCACCCCGCGCACCGTGCTGCTGGTGGGCGAGACGCCGGACGCGCACGACGCCCTGGGTCCGCACCTGGAGGCGTGTGGCCACCACCTGCTCCACGCCGCCACCCGCGAGCGCGCCCTGGCCCTGGCGGCCGAGCACGCCGAGCCCATCCACCTGCTGCTCGTGCGCACCGCCGTCACCTCGGCCGAGGAGATGCTGCGCGTGGAGCACCTGCGCACGGACGCGCACCTGGGCCGCGTGCCCACCGTGGTGGTGACGGACGCCGACGTCACGGACGTGCAGTCCTTCGGGCAGGTGTGGATGAGCGCGCGCACCCTGGCGCCCCGCCACCTGCTGGCCCGCATCAACGGCCTGCTGCAGCGCAACCTGGCGGCGCTCCTGGTGGACGAGCGCGTGCCCTTCGTCTGCCCCGTGGAGTTCCGCGAGGTGGGCGGCTACTCGTGGAGCTCCTGCTACTCCAGCGCGCTCAGCCCTGGTGCCCTCTTCGTGCGCACCCTGGTGCCCGCCCGCTCCGGCTCCGCGCTGGAGCTGCGCATCCACCTGCCCACCACCCGCGAGGTGCTCGAGGGCCCCGGGCTCGTCGCCTGGTCCAACGCCTACGCGCCCCGACGCACCGCCTCCTATCCGCTCGGCATGGGCATCCAGTTCCTGGGCATGAGTCCCCGGCGGCTGATGCAGCTGCGCGAGCTCATCCGCTTCAGCAGTGGCGCCTGAGTCCCCCCTTCTCCAACCTCCCACTCCAACGCCGGAGGAATGTCATGCCCAAGAAGAAGATCCTCCTCGTCGATGACTCCCACACCGTCCTGCTGCTGCACAGGATGATGCTGTCCCATTGCGGCTACGAGCTGCTCACCGCACGGGATGGACAGGAGGCACTCGACAAGGCCTTCGTCGAACGTCCGGACCTCATCTTCCTGGATGTCCTCATGCCGCGCCTGGATGGTTTCCAGACGTGCCGGGCCCTGCGCCTGCGCTCGGAGATGAAGGACGTGCCCATCATCCTCGTCACCACCCGGGGCGAGCCGCACTACGTGCGCCAGGGCTTCGAGAGCGGTTGCACCGACTACATCACCAAGCCCTTCGATGGAGAGGAGCTGCTGGCCAAGGTCCGCAGCCACTTGGAGGAGGCACGGCCCTCATGAGGGAGCAGCTTCGCTGGGAGAACGAGGCACTGCGCGCGGAGGTGGCCACCCTGCGCGCGGAGAACGAGCAACTCAAGCGCTCGCTCGAGCGCAGGAGCGAGGACGAGCAGTGGCGCGCCCAGCGCCAGGGGCTGGTGGAGGCGGAGCTCTCCCATCTGGTGCGCCTGCGCGTGGCCTCCCAGCGCCTGCACGAGTCGCTGAATCCCGGAGAGTTGATGGACATCCTCCAGGACCTGCTCGTCAACCTGGTGGGCTCGGAGATGCTGGGCATCTTCGAGCTGGAGCCCACGGGCCAGACGCTGGTGCTGCGGGTGTCCATGGGCATCGACGCCGAGCGCTTCCGCCGGCTGCCTCTGGGGGAGGACCCCATCGGAAGGGCGGCGCGCACCGGCGCGCCCTGGCTGGCGGACCTGATGGAGGGCGTGTCCGAGCAGGCGCGGCATGAGGGGCCTCGCGCGTGCGTGCCCCTGCGCCTGGGCGGCCACGTGCTGGGAATGATGGTGCTCTTTGGTCTCTTGCCTCACAAACAGCGCCTCGTGCAGGAGGACCGCGAGCTGCTGGAGCTGCTCGCGACCGAGGGGGCGCGAGCCCTCTACTGCGCGCGAGGCATCTCCGCCGGGACACGGTCCTGAGCGGGAACCACTTCGTGGAGGGGGACACGGTGGACCTGGATCGCGAGCAACTGCTCGCCACCTTCGCCGAGGAGTCGGGAGAGCTCCTCAACGAGATGGAGCAGAAGCTCCTCGCTCTGGAGACGCATCCGGACGAGGAGGGGTTGATGTGCATCTTCCGGGGCGCGCACACGGTGAAGGGCGCCGCGGGAGCACTGGGTTTCTCCGCCATGGCGGATGTGGCGCACGTGGTGGAGGACGTGCTGGAGGTGGTGCAGGAGCGGCGGCTGCCGGTGTCGGACGAGCAGGTGTCGCTGCTGCTGGAGTCCGTGGACCGGCTGCGGGAGATGATGCAGGGCGCGCTGGTGGGGCGGGAGGGGCCGCTGGAGGGCCATGAGGCCCTGCTGGAGCGGCTGCGCGCCTGTGGCGCCGCGCTGCGCCAGCAGGCCCGGCCGATGGTGGCGCCCGCCGTGCCGGCGGAGGAGCCGGTGGTGGAGGAGGCGCCCGCGGGAGGGCGTCGGGGGCGCACGCTGCGGGTGGACCTGGAGAAGCTGGACCGCATCGCCACGCTTACGGGCGAGCTGGCCATCGCCCGCACGCGCCTGGCCCAGGTGCTGTCCACGGGCACGGCGGAGGAGGCCCTGGGGGTGCACCTCGAGGCGGACCGGCTCCACGAGGAGCTGCGCGAGGAGGTGATGCGGGTGCGGATGGTGCCGGTGGGACCGCTCTTCCGGCAGCACCTGCGCACGGTGAGGGACCTGGCGCGAGCGGAGCGGAAGTGGGCGCGGCTGGTGCTCAAGGGCGAGGACGTGGAGGTGGACACGGCGCTGGTGGACGGCCTGCGCGAGCCGCTGCTGCACCTGGTGCGCAACGCGGTGGACCATGGCCTGGAGACGCCGGACGAGCGGCGGGCCGCGGGCAAGGAGGCATGCGGCACGCTGGTGCTGAGGGCCTTCCACGAGCCGGGCTCGCTGGTGGTGGAGCTGTCCGACGATGGCCGGGGCCTGCGCTACGACAGGCTCCGGGAGAAGGCGCGAGGGCTGGGGCTGGAGCCGGAGCGGATGACGGTGGAGGAGCTGGAGGAGCTCGTCTTCATGCCGGGGCTGTCCACGGCGGACACGGTGACGGAGGTGTCCGGGCGCGGGGTGGGCATGGACGTGGTGCGCCGCAGTGTCGAGGCACTGCGGGGCATGGTGACGCTGCGCTCGGAGGAAGGGCGTGGCACCACGATGACGCTGCGGGTGCCGCTGACGCTGGCCACCATCCAGGGCTTCTCGGTGGGGGTGGGCGAGGAGACGTACGTGCTGCCGCTGGACGCGGTGCGCGAGTGCCTGGAGCTGCCGGCGGAGCGGTGCGGCCAGCCCGGCGGTGGTGTGTTGAATCTGCGGGGCCGGTCGCTGCCCTACCTGCGGCTGCGCGAGGTGTTGGGCGTGGAGGGCCCCGGGCCCGCTCGGGAGAATGTCGTCGTGCTGGGCCACGGTGGGGGCCGCGCGGGCCTGGTGGTGGACGCGCTGCACGGCGAGGGCCAGTGCGTCCTCAAGCCCCTGGGCCGGCTCTTCCGACACGTCCCCGGCGTTTCCGGCTCCACCATCCTCGGCAGCGGGCGCGTGGGACTCGTCCTGGACGTGCCCACCCTCCTGCGCATGGCCATGCGTCAGCGGGCCGCCGCGAGGTGAGTCCCCCGTTCCTCCACGCTTTTTCCAGAGAGAGAATCATGCTCGAGAACCTCACCATCTCCCGGAAGCTGCAGCTCGGATTCGGCGTGCTCGTCGCGCTGCTCGTCGCCGCCATCTGGGGTGCTTTCTCCTTCTTCATGATGCTGGTGGGCTACGACTGGTACTACCGCTCCCACGAGGTGCGGATCGAGCTGCGCTCCATGGGCATCGCCCACATCGACACGGAGCGCCGGGTGCAGGAGTACCTGCTCACGGGCAACGAATCCATCCTCGAGCCACTGGCTCAGCGGAAGAACACGTTCCTCAAGTCCCACGCCCAGGTGAAGAAGCTGGTGGGCGACAACGCCAGCGAGCAGGAGCAGCTCCAGCAGATGCTGGACCAGTACCAGCAGCAGTTCCTCCCGCATATCGAGCACCTGCAGCAGTTGCGCCGGGACGTGGATGCCGGGCGTGTCCCCATGCAGGCGATCGTCGACTACCTGAAGCAGGGCAAGGGGCAGAGGCTCCTGAACGACCTGTATGGCCTGGCGGAGAGCATCAGCCAGAGCGAGATCGCGGAGCGCCAGAGGCTCGAGGAGATATCCGACGCGCAGGTGCAATCGGTCAAGCAGATGTTGGTGACCGGGGGCGTGGTGGGTCCATTGCTGGCGGTGCTGCTGGCGTGGATGTTGTCACGCAGCATCGTGCGGCCGCTGCAAGGGGCGATGGATCTCACCGGGAAGCTGGCGTCGGGGGACCTCACCCACTCCATCGAGGTGCGGGGCAGGGACGAGACGGCGCGGATGATGGTGGGGCTGAGGGAGATGGTGCAGCGCTTCAACAGCGTGCTGGGTGAGGTGAGAGGGGCGGTGGGCTCGCTGTCAGGGGCTTCGGGACAGGTAGCGGCGGCGGCGCAAGCGCTGTCACAGGGGACGAGCACGCAGGCGGCATCGGTGGAGGAGACGACGACGAGCCTCAGCCAGCTGAGCGCCTCCATCAGCCAGAACGCGGAGACGAGCAAGCTGCTGGAGGGGATGGCGGTGCAGGGGGCGACGGACGCGGAGGAGAGCGGGCTGGCGGTGAACGAGACGGTGGAGGCGATGGCGGCCATCGCCGAGCGGATCGGAATCGTGGAGGAGATCGCGTACCAGACGAACCTGCTGGCACTCAACGCGGCGGTGGAGGCGGCGAGGGCGGGGGAGCACGGGAGGGGATTCGCGGTGGTGGCGTCGGAGGTGAGGAAGCTGGCGGAGAGGAGTCAGAAGGCGGCCAAGGAGATTGGAGGACTGGCGAGCAGCAGCGTGAAGGTGGCGGAGCGCTCGGGGATGCTGCTGAAGCAGCTGGTGCCGTCCATCCGCAAGACGGCGCAGCTGGTGCAGCAGGTGGCGGCGGTGTCGAGGGAGCAGGCCAGCGGGGTGATGCAGATGAACCGGGCGATGGTGCAGGTGGACCAGGTGACGCAGCGGAACGCGTCGGCGGCGGAGGAGCTGTCGTCGACGGCGGAGGAGCTGGCGGCGCAGGCGGAGTCGCTGCAGCAGATGATGACGTTCTTCCGGGTGGCGGGGCAGGTGGCGGCGCAGCAGGTGCGCTCGCTGAGGCCGCCACCGGTGCAGCTGCCGATACACCCGCCCGCGCAGGGGTTGAGGGCGATGGCGCAGGCGATGCCCGCGGCGCAGGCGACGCATGCCAGCTTCCCGGTGGTGACGGATCGCGCGGCGGCCGCCTCGGACCAGGACTTCAAACGCTTCTAGACGCAGACCCAACCTGAAGCAGTGCTCCAGCGGACAGCGACGTCATCCAAAGGCATACCCTCCATGTTCGACAACCTCAGCATCACCCGGAAGCTGCAGCTCGGATTCGGCGCGGTCGTCGCGTTGCTCTTCGTCGTCACCTGGGGGTCCTTCATCCTCTTCGTCGACCTGGTGAAGACCGCTGAAGAAGACTACCGCTCCTTCGAGGGCGTGCAGGAGGTCCGCTCCATGGGCATTGCCCTGCTGGACCATGAGGCCCGATTGCAGGCCTTCGCGCTCACCGGCAACGAGAACTACGCCCAGATCCTGCCCCAACGTCAATCCGAGTTCCTCCGGAGCCACGGCAAGGTGAAGGAGCTGATGCTGGACAACGCCTACGAGCAGGAACTGCTCCAGAAGATGCTGGACCAGTACCAGCAGCACTTCCTTCCCTATGCCGAGCGCCTGCTGGCGCTGCGGCGGGGTGTGGATGCCGGACGCGTGCCCATGGAGCAACTCCTGGACTACGCCAAGAACGCCCAGGGACAGACTGTCGTGGAGGCCATGCGGGGCATGGCGATCGCTCTCAGGCAGGAGGAGCAGAACCAGCGCGACCGGCGGAACGAGGCGAGCGGGGCGCATGTTGCCCTGGTGAAGCAGATGTTGGCGGCGGGAGGGGTGGTGGGTCCATTGCTGGCGGTGCTGCTGGCGTGGGCGCTGTCACGCAGCATCGTGCGGCCGCTGCACGAGGGCGCCCGGCTCACCGGGAAGCTGGCATCGGGGGACCTCACCCACTCCATCGAGGCGAATGGGCGGGATGAGACGGCGCTGATGATGAGAGGGCTGAGGGAGATGGTGCAGCGCTTCAACAGCGTGCTGGGAGAGGTGAGGGGTGCGGTGGGGTCGCTGTCAGGGGCCTCGGGACAGGTGGCGGCGGCGGCGCAGGCGCTGTCACAGGGGACGAGCACGCAAGCGGCGTCGGTGGAGGAGTCGACGACGAGTCTCAACCAGCTGAGCGTCTCCATCAGCCAGAACGCGGAGACGAGCAAGCTGCTGGAGGGGATGGCGGTGCAGGGGGCGACGGACGCGGAGGAGAGCGGGCTGGCGGTGAACGAGACGGTGGAGGCGATGGCGGCCATCGCCGAGCGGATCGGAATCGTGGAGGAGATCGCGTACCAGACGAACCTGCTGGCACTCAACGCGGCGGTGGAGGCGGCGAGGGCGGGGGAGCACGGGAGGGGATTCGCGGTGGTGGCGTCGGAGGTGAGGAAGCTGGCGGAGAGGAGTCAGAAGGCGGCCAAGGAGATTGGAGGACTGGCGAGCAGCAGCGTGAAGGTGGCGGAGCGCTCGGGGATGCTGCTGAAGCAGCTGGTGCCGTCCATCCGCAAGACGGCGCAGCTGGTGCAGCAGGTGGCGGCGGTGTCGAGGGAGCAGGCCAGCGGGGTGATGCAGATGAACCGGGCGATGGTGCAGGTGGACCAGGTGACGCAGCGGAACGCGTCGGCGGCGGAGGAGCTGTCGTCGACGGCGGAGGAGCTGGCGGCGCAGGCGGAGTCGCTGCAGCAGATGATGACGTTCTTCCGGGTGGCGGAGCATGTGCAGGGAGCGGTGCAGCAGGTGCGCTCGCTGAGGCCGCCGCCGGTGCAGCTGTCGATGCATCCGCCCGCGCAGGGGTTGAGGGCGGTGGCGCAGGCGACGCCCGCGGCGCATGCCGGCCTTCCGATGATGTCGGAGCGCGCGGCGGCTGCCTCGGAACAGGACTTCAAGCGCTTCTAGGACGGAGAGCCCCACCATGAGCATGAGCACGAATACGAGCACGGCCCCGGAGATCGCCCGTCCGGCGCAGTACCTCGGCTTCTCCCTGGCCGGTGAGACGTACGCCATCGAGCTGCTGCGCATCCGGGAGATCATCGAGCACGTTCCCATCACCCGGGTGCCGGGCATGCCTCCCGCGGTGCTGGGGGTCATCAACCTGCGGGGCCGGGTGGTGCCGGTGGTGGACCTCGCGATGACGATGGGGCTCGGCCCGCGCCCCATCACCCGGTGGACGTGCTTCGTCATCGTCGAGGTGATGCTGGACGGCGAGCGCACGGCGCTGGGGCTGCTGGCCGACTCCGTCAGCGAGGTGATCGACCTGGGCGCGGACGACATCGAGCCGCCGCCCGCCTTCGGTACTCGCGCTCCGGTGGGCTACCTGCGGGGCATGGGCCGCCAGGAGCAGCGCTTCATCCTCCTGCTGGACCTGGAACGGCTGCTGTCCGCCGAGGAGCTGTTGGGCCTCGTGGGGGGCGCGGCCAGTGGGGGCGCATGAGAGCGGTGACCCCGGTCGAAGCGCTGCTGTCCGGCGTGGGCCCGCTCCCGCTGTCCGAGCGGGAGTTCGTCCTCTTCCAGGCCCTGGTGGAGCGCGAGGTGGGCATCCACCTGGGCCCCACGAAGCAGGCGCTGCTGGTGGGGCGGCTGTCCCGGCGGGTGCGCTCGCTGGGGCTGCCGTCCTTCGCCGCCTACTACCGGTTCGTCATCACCCGGGGCAACGAGGCGGAGCGGGTGCGGATGTTGGACTGCCTCTGCACCAACGAGACGCACTTCTTCCGCGAGCCGGAGCACTTCGAGTTCCTGCGCCAGCGCGTCTTCCCGGAGTGGACGCGGCGGGCGGCCCAGGGGCTGATGGCGCGGCGGGTGCGCGTGTGGAGCGCGGCGTGCTCGACGGGCGAGGAGCCGTACTCGCTCGCCATGGAGCTGCTCTCGCACTTCCCCCCGGGCTCGGGATGGGAGGTGGAGGTGCTGGCGACGGACCTGTCCACGTGGGCCCTGGAGCGGGCCAGGCAGGGACTGTGGCCGGTGGAGAAGGCGGCGACCATCCCCGGGCCGCTGCTGAGGACCTTCATGCTGCGAGGTGTACGCAGCCAGGAGGGGTGGATGCAGGCGGGGCCGGAGCTGCGCTCGGTGCTGCGCTTCGCGCGCGTCAACTTGAACGACGAGCGCGGCTGGCCGGCGGGGCCCTTCGAGCTCGTCTTCTGCCGCAACGTCCTCATCTACTTCGGGGCCCAGGCGCGCGCGCAGGCCCTGAGCGCGCTGTTGCGGCGGCTGCCTCCCACGGGCTACCTCTTCCTCGGACACGCGGAGAGCCTCACCGGTGGCTCCGAGCCCGCCCGCTGCGTGGCTCCCAACATCTACTGCGCGAAGCCTCCGCCTCCCGCGGGCGCCAGCCCTACTTGATGCGCTCGAGCGCCAGGTCGAACAGGGAGGACTCCAGCCGCTCCAGGTCCTTGTCGGAGATGCCCAGCATGGAGAAGGAGACGCGGTGGGTGCCGATCTTCCGCTGCACCGACACCAGCTTCGCCCGGCCCGTCACCGGCTCCTGATTGCCCGGCAGGCGCAGCGTGAAGCCGGGCTCCTCCGAGTCGGAGGGCGGCTTGTGCATCATCACCGAGAAGCCCCCGCACGACACATCCAGCGTCATGGAGCGCGCCGGCCCCGTGGACAGGCTCAGGTCCACCTGCAGGCCCTGCGCGATGCGAAACGTGCGGCGGGCGGACTGGCCGGGGGGCAGCATCATTCCCTGGGCCGCCGTCAGCGCCCGCGCGAACTGCTCCCGGGCGGCGTTGTAGCGCCGCTTGTCCTCCTCCGGTAGCTGTCCCTTTCGCGCACGTTCATGGAGCGTCCGGAAGTGCTCCACCCACTGGTTCGGGCTCATCACGGCTCCTTTACGGAGGGGTGATGCCCACGCGGTCCAGCGCGAAGTCGATGAGGAAACCCTCCAGCATCTCCATCTCACGCTCGGTGAGGTCCAGGAAGGCGAACGAGGCCCGGTGCTTGTCGGCCCTCTGGAACTGCGACACCACCCGCACCCGGCCCGCCAGCGACGAGCCATCCGGCAGGTGCAGCAGCGTGCTCGGCCGCTCCGCCGTGTCCACCGCGTGCGGCAGCATCACCGAGAAGCCTCCCGCCGAGATGTCCAACGTGTTCGTCCACACGTTGCCATAGGCCATCTGGAGCTCCACCGGCAGCTGGTGCGCCACGCGGTAGTGGCGTCGCGCCTCCGCCCCGTCCAGCATCAGGCCCTGGGCATTCAACAGCGCCCGCGCGAACTGCTCGCGCGCCGCCAGGTAGGCCTGCCGCTCGGACTCCGGCAGCTGCCCCCGTCGGGCCCGCGTGTGGAGCGAACGGAAATCGTCGATGAACTGGATCACGCCCATGGTGTCACTCCTCTGGCTTCCTACTTTCCGGAAATTTCGCCCTCCCGTCCATCAGGGAGTGGGCGTCAATCCCAGGTTCCTCGCGGCTTCCCGGAACGTCTCCACCGCGGGGGTGGCCTGTCGCGTCAATTCCGCGTTTCCACGATCGACCCGGAACAGGCCGAAGCGCGGTTCATACCCCTCCGCCCACTCGAAGTTGTCGATCAGGCTCCAGTGGAAATAGCCGCGCACGTCCACCCCCTTCGCCACCGCCTGCTCCACCGCGTACAGGTGGCTGCGCAGGTAGTAGGGCCGACGCTCTCCCGTGCGATCATCCATGCCGTTCTCCGTGACGACCAGCGGCACGCCGAAGTTCGCGAAGCGCTCGAGCAACAGGTAGAGGCCCTCCGGATGCAGCTCCCAGCCCAGATCATTGGTGTCGTACCCGGCGGGTACGTACTTGTGGGAGAAGGACGGTGAGGTGTCCTGACGGATGTGATCCCTCGTGTAGTAATTGATGCCGAGATAATCGATGGATCCCTTCAGGCCGGGAATGTCCCGCTGGAGGGACACCGAGCCGGGCACGAAGAGGGAGATGCGGCCGGTGCGCAGGGCCTCGGGGACGCTCTCGTTGAAGAAGGCGTCGGTGAGGCCGGACACGGCCACGTCGGTGACGGAGCCGCTGGCGGGTTGGAAGTAGCGCACATGGTGGGCGATGCTGATGAGCGTGGCCTTGCCGTCCCCATCCGCGTCCACCGTGTCGAGGGCGCGGAGCTGGCGCGCGGCGCGGGCGTGGGCCTCCATGAGGTTGGCCAGCACCTGGGCCGCGGCCACGGTGTCCGTCTTCCCCGGCGGCCAGACGCCGTCCATGTAGCCGAACACCGCGAGCACGTTGGGCTCGTTGATGGTGCACCACCAGTCCACGTCGGCGCCGAGCAGCTCGGCCACCCGGCCGGAGAAGCGCTCGAAGGCGTCCAGCGTGGCGGGGTTCTCCCAGCCACCGGACTCGGCCACCCAGTTGGGCAGCGTGAAGTGGTGCAGCGTCACCATGGGCTCGATTCCCTGGACGCGCAGGGTGTGGGCCCACTGACGGTAGCGCTCGGCGGCCTCGGCGTTCCACGCGCCGGGCGTGGGCTCCAGGCGGCTCCACTCCACGCCGAAGCGGTAGGCGTTGGAGCCCAGCTGCTTCATCGACTTCACGTCCTCGTCGAAGCGGTTCCACGAGTCCGCGGCGGGGCCGGACACACTCCGGTCCTTGATGTGGGGCGCGCCATCCGGGAAGGAGGCGCGCTCCCAGGTGGCCCAGTCGTTCTCGTTGCCACCCTCGATTTGATGGCTGGAGGTGGAGGTGCCGAGCAGGAAGCCTCGGGGCAGGCCCTTGCCGATGGGGGCGGCGTTCACCCGGGCTGGATCGAACGAGGGCCGCTCGCTGCAGCCGGCGAGGAGGGCGAGGCCGAGAAGGAGGGCGCGGGGGCTCATGGCTGGGCGGAAGTGGAGGAGGAGGGGCGGGTGGAGAGGCCCACGGTGAGCATCGCGGACTGGGCGCTGCCGAGACGGAAGGCGAAGCCCTCCACCTGGAGGCCCAGGGAGGAGGAGAGGGGGATGTGGGCCCACGCGCGGGCTCCAAGGGGAAGGACATACGCCAGGCCCAGTCCGTTCCAGGAGGCGCCGAGGTGGGCGGGGACGAGGCCGTGCAGGTCGAGCAGCCCCGCGTGCAGGTCCACGGGGCCCACGCGGTAGAGGGCTTTCACCGAGGGTAGCACCTGGAGGGCGGGCCGCGCGGTGTAGGCGAGGTTGAGCACGGGGCCGCCGACGAGGCTCCAGCGCTCGCCGGTGTAGCCGGCGCGGGCGGTGAGGGTGAGGCTGGCGCCGGAGCCGTGGCGTTGCAGGGGCACGAGGGAGAGGACGCCGGCGTCGAGGGTGAAGCCGCCGAGGAGGAGGTGGCCCGAGGCGGCCTGGGAGGCGAAGGGGCTCATCCATGCGCCACCGCCATACGTGTAGCCGCCGGTGAGGGCGCCGAGGTCCACGCGCAGCTCCGAGTGGGGCAGGGCGCGCGGGGCGGACTGTGCTCGGGCGGCGGGCGCCACGGCGAGCGCGAGGAGGAGGAGGTGGCGGGAACGCATGGCGGCTCGCAGGATAACCGGGCGGCCATGGCCGACGGAACCCCGGGAGGCGGGGTTTTCCCCCGGTGTGTGTCTTTCTTTTTCTCAGAGAGAGCGGAGTCGAGGGCCGTCACAATCGAGGGGTCCCCACCCTGTCTCCTCACGGAGGTTCTGCGCAGGGGAGGCCCATGCGGCGACAAGCGCGAGAAGATGAGGAGGCCGTTGGCTCCACGCCATTGGAGAAACCGTCTCCAGTGCGGTGTCCATCCAGCTTTCACGCGGATGGTACGTACGGGAAGGATCTGCTCGACATCGACCAGGATGTCGCCGCGTTCGCCACGCTGATCGCCGCATGCTCCGTCACGCCCCCCCTCTCCATCGGGCTGTTCGGAGAGTGGGGCTCGGGCAAGACCTTCTTCATGCGACGCATCCGTGACGCGGTCGATGCCCTCTCCCGGGAGGCGCGAGACTCGGGGCGGATGCAGCGGGACCTGCCCTTCTACAAGCGCATCGTGCAGATCGAATTCAATGCCTGGCACTACGCCGAGGGCAACCTCTGGGCCAGCCTCGCCCAGCACATCTTCGAGAACCTGAGTGTGTCCGGAGAGGAAGATCGGACCGTCACCGAGAAGTTGCAGGAGCACCTGCTGCGGGAGCTGAGGGCCCGGGAGGGGACGCAGCGGCAGGCGAGCCAGGAGGAGCAGCGGGCCGAGAAGGCGGTCCAGGACACCGAGCGCGCGGTGAACGAGGCCCGGGAGCAGCTCGACACCCAGGCGCGGGTCGTGGCCGAGAAGTCCAAGCGCAAGGCCCTGCTCGGCTTCGCGCTACCGGAAGCGCAGACGGCGGTGAACAAGCTCCGGCGGGTGTTGGAGCTCCAGCCCGTGGAGGAGAATGCCAGGGAGGTCCAGGCCGGGTTGGCGGAGGTGAAGGGGATCGTCCAGCGTGGCGGCACGCTCCTGTCACCCCTGCTCCACGCTCCGGACAGGCGGAAGCGGTGGCTCGCGCTCGTGGGCAGCTTGTTGGTGGGACCCGTGGCCCTGCTCGTCGTGTGGACGCTCCTCGAGCTCCTGGGACAGACGCGCATCGCCTGGCTGTCCGCGCTGTCCTCCGGGGTCATGGCGTTGCTGACCTCGTTCGCGGCCTGGGCTCGCAAGCAGCTCGGCTGGTTCTCTGGCTTCCTGGACAAGGTCGAAGGGGTCCAACGCCAGTACGAAGAGGACCTGGCGGTGCAACTCGCGGATGAGACGGCCGAGCTCCAGAGGCTGGAGCAGGAGCTGCAACGGCTCCAGTCGGACTACAGCGCCGCGCGGCACCTCCACCAGGAGGCCCAGCGCCGCGTCTCCGAGTCGAAGGCGGAGCTGGAGATGTCCACCGCGAGCAAGCTGCTCGCCCAGTACGTCGAGGATCGTGCGGCGAGCACCGACTACCGCAGACATCTCGGGGTGCTCGCGCTCCTGCGAAACGACTTCGAGGTCCTGTCGGGCCTCGTCGAGGAGGAGAACTGGCGGCTGGATCCGCCCATCCCCGGAGAGCGCCCGCGCTCCGTGAAGAAGTACGAGACCCTGGAGGAGGAGGAAGAGGAGAAGACCCGGCGCATCAACCGCATCGTCCTCTATATCGACGACCTCGATCGTTGCCAGACCAGCAAGGTCGTGGAGGTGTTGGAGGCGGTGCACCTGCTGCTCTCCTTCCCCTTGTTCGTCGTGGTCGTCAGTGTGGATGGCTGGTGGCTCACCCGCTCGCTCAAGGTCCACTT
This is a stretch of genomic DNA from Archangium violaceum. It encodes these proteins:
- a CDS encoding glycoside hydrolase family 1 protein, which encodes MSPRALLLGLALLAGCSERPSFDPARVNAAPIGKGLPRGFLLGTSTSSHQIEGGNENDWATWERASFPDGAPHIKDRSVSGPAADSWNRFDEDVKSMKQLGSNAYRFGVEWSRLEPTPGAWNAEAAERYRQWAHTLRVQGIEPMVTLHHFTLPNWVAESGGWENPATLDAFERFSGRVAELLGADVDWWCTINEPNVLAVFGYMDGVWPPGKTDTVAAAQVLANLMEAHARAARQLRALDTVDADGDGKATLISIAHHVRYFQPASGSVTDVAVSGLTDAFFNESVPEALRTGRISLFVPGSVSLQRDIPGLKGSIDYLGINYYTRDHIRQDTSPSFSHKYVPAGYDTNDLGWELHPEGLYLLLERFANFGVPLVVTENGMDDRTGERRPYYLRSHLYAVEQAVAKGVDVRGYFHWSLIDNFEWAEGYEPRFGLFRVDRGNAELTRQATPAVETFREAARNLGLTPTP
- a CDS encoding P-loop NTPase fold protein yields the protein MRCPSSFHADGTYGKDLLDIDQDVAAFATLIAACSVTPPLSIGLFGEWGSGKTFFMRRIRDAVDALSREARDSGRMQRDLPFYKRIVQIEFNAWHYAEGNLWASLAQHIFENLSVSGEEDRTVTEKLQEHLLRELRAREGTQRQASQEEQRAEKAVQDTERAVNEAREQLDTQARVVAEKSKRKALLGFALPEAQTAVNKLRRVLELQPVEENAREVQAGLAEVKGIVQRGGTLLSPLLHAPDRRKRWLALVGSLLVGPVALLVVWTLLELLGQTRIAWLSALSSGVMALLTSFAAWARKQLGWFSGFLDKVEGVQRQYEEDLAVQLADETAELQRLEQELQRLQSDYSAARHLHQEAQRRVSESKAELEMSTASKLLAQYVEDRAASTDYRRHLGVLALLRNDFEVLSGLVEEENWRLDPPIPGERPRSVKKYETLEEEEEEKTRRINRIVLYIDDLDRCQTSKVVEVLEAVHLLLSFPLFVVVVSVDGWWLTRSLKVHFQELLQVIEVEAKSRARTHVTGRTTTSDYLEKIFQIPFWLKPMSPKSGQRMLGHLLAGEVMADKKESPPVSSGAPDGTKEPPPPVRINLESLKLSQAEHSFIRHAAPLLGRSPRALKRFVNVYHFIKAGLMPYAQKDALSDEVHQMLLFLLAVDTGLPRVSPFFFRSLMRVADVDIRETKDPDLPRDLRDLVARCTLEAAPEAQPGWTTLRRWLRDVGEPLRFNPNLPLLAHWASYVGRYSVRME
- a CDS encoding PilZ domain-containing protein, yielding MSPNQWVEHFRTLHERARKGQLPEEDKRRYNAAREQFARALTAAQGMMLPPGQSARRTFRIAQGLQVDLSLSTGPARSMTLDVSCGGFSVMMHKPPSDSEEPGFTLRLPGNQEPVTGRAKLVSVQRKIGTHRVSFSMLGISDKDLERLESSLFDLALERIK
- a CDS encoding CheR family methyltransferase — translated: MRAVTPVEALLSGVGPLPLSEREFVLFQALVEREVGIHLGPTKQALLVGRLSRRVRSLGLPSFAAYYRFVITRGNEAERVRMLDCLCTNETHFFREPEHFEFLRQRVFPEWTRRAAQGLMARRVRVWSAACSTGEEPYSLAMELLSHFPPGSGWEVEVLATDLSTWALERARQGLWPVEKAATIPGPLLRTFMLRGVRSQEGWMQAGPELRSVLRFARVNLNDERGWPAGPFELVFCRNVLIYFGAQARAQALSALLRRLPPTGYLFLGHAESLTGGSEPARCVAPNIYCAKPPPPAGASPT
- a CDS encoding PilZ domain-containing protein, which gives rise to MGVIQFIDDFRSLHTRARRGQLPESERQAYLAAREQFARALLNAQGLMLDGAEARRHYRVAHQLPVELQMAYGNVWTNTLDISAGGFSVMLPHAVDTAERPSTLLHLPDGSSLAGRVRVVSQFQRADKHRASFAFLDLTEREMEMLEGFLIDFALDRVGITPP
- a CDS encoding chemotaxis protein CheW, with the translated sequence MSTNTSTAPEIARPAQYLGFSLAGETYAIELLRIREIIEHVPITRVPGMPPAVLGVINLRGRVVPVVDLAMTMGLGPRPITRWTCFVIVEVMLDGERTALGLLADSVSEVIDLGADDIEPPPAFGTRAPVGYLRGMGRQEQRFILLLDLERLLSAEELLGLVGGAASGGA